In uncultured Bacteroides sp., one genomic interval encodes:
- a CDS encoding two-component regulator propeller domain-containing protein produces MRILLKCFIALILCLVGITAKAELTNSMFNIRHIGYAEGLSSQRVFSIVEDNQGVMWIATKTGIDRYNGHVIKSYTLPGHFYYGDLAGRRLRLLYNEKYGLWAYDHTGRIYHYSIQNDCFEQYLYLGQFISGEIILNKLYIDHKGTLWFGLNKGLYKKEADNHVIPIVREQYVNDIISVGKSLFVGTSTGVLQLSYSQLNKTHRLINRHDVQTLFFDSAKNELWIGTFNSGLLVMNLNTLNLIPLKEQCPSFLNPIRAITSYDSHTVLVGIDGGGVYVVDRDLKESHLLMNTEDSTDNFLRGNGIYAVTKDHQGNIWIGSYTGGVSIAILLKYPIITLTHERGTPQSLANNNVNDIEENINGDLWFATDLGISILNSSSSKWNHYLKGDVAVALCKGENGSTWVGTYGDGIYLLDIHGRIIRHLTKQRGELTTNHIFSIKQDKDGDLWIGGLDGYLLMMEKGGRHKRSYDIKWIQSIEVVNRDQIAVATVNGFCLVNKRNGNIQHYASAQEYHKQNTSAYIVAMLFNGDGTVWLGTEGGGLNLYDMRTRVSKTFTTREGLPSNDINSLQRDQMGRLWASTGKGLAVIDHLHVSNLNYVGDIDKEYNKSSFARLANGKFAYGSTNGVVFVTPNAITGADYQAPLRFTGLTVDYLSAKEESRLRPIIHDMLANGAARLDYSHNSFVVTFESINYRFQRDIVYQYILDGYDKYWSDLSVNGMAQYTNVSPGSYLLKVRSLRRSDGKIISERTLILKVSQPWWNSWWAWVFYICIIGAVFYFILRYKSSQFQKKYDEDKIRFFINTAHDIRTPVTLVMAPLEDLCKENGLSEKALYFLDLARSNTRKLNTLITQLLEFEKVDTNKHQLVLSPLNLNDVLAEEVASFQSFCDKKQLHLSVSFPDEDVCIMADRYIVEMLLDNLISNACKYTMPQGDIHLCLSCTKRKAIIEVKDTGIGIPKKAWKHLFTDVYRAKNALESHEIGTGFGLLQVHRIVKMLHGKITFQSEENKGSVFTLILKRTDLIPVQVPKQTIAPRELLPTETTDVIKYESKEAQGTNSQAAKNTLLIVEDHEALRYYLRKTFEHDYRVVEVPNGQEALSFLSNEYPDLILSDVMMPGIQGDELCKLVKDNPDTSGIPFILLTAKVNHDAVVEGLKKGADDYIPKPFSTEILKLKVQSLIENRNRQRNFFMRQAIKQVELNNNHINSEESENAIEETEALDSKVDEISMNTMSEGDRQFVIRATQFVIENMDGTDFNINILCQQMAMSRTLFYSRLKSLTGKAPQEFIRIIRLQKAAELLKEGKNVTEVAVETGFINTKYFSSLFKKQFGVQPSKYQQND; encoded by the coding sequence ATGAGAATATTATTGAAATGTTTTATTGCTCTAATATTATGTCTGGTTGGTATTACAGCTAAAGCTGAGCTAACTAATAGCATGTTTAATATTAGGCATATTGGTTATGCAGAAGGCCTAAGTAGTCAACGCGTGTTTTCTATTGTCGAAGATAATCAAGGTGTAATGTGGATTGCCACGAAAACAGGAATAGATCGATATAATGGACATGTTATAAAGAGTTATACCTTGCCAGGTCATTTTTACTATGGAGATTTAGCCGGACGTAGGCTTCGTTTACTGTACAACGAAAAATATGGCCTTTGGGCTTATGATCACACTGGAAGAATTTACCATTATTCCATCCAAAATGATTGTTTTGAACAATATCTATATTTGGGACAATTTATTAGTGGGGAAATCATTCTGAACAAGCTCTATATTGACCATAAAGGAACATTATGGTTTGGACTGAACAAAGGGCTGTACAAGAAGGAGGCAGACAATCATGTAATTCCTATTGTTCGTGAACAGTATGTAAACGACATTATTTCTGTAGGAAAATCGCTTTTTGTAGGTACTTCTACAGGAGTATTGCAACTCTCATATTCTCAATTAAACAAGACGCACCGGTTAATAAATAGACACGATGTACAGACTCTATTCTTTGACTCCGCTAAAAATGAACTTTGGATAGGTACATTCAATAGTGGTTTACTGGTGATGAACTTGAACACTCTCAATTTAATTCCTTTAAAAGAACAATGTCCCAGTTTTCTCAATCCGATACGAGCCATTACAAGCTACGACTCTCATACAGTATTAGTAGGAATAGATGGTGGAGGTGTGTATGTGGTGGATCGAGATTTGAAGGAATCACATTTACTGATGAATACAGAAGATAGTACTGACAATTTCTTACGAGGCAATGGAATTTATGCCGTTACAAAAGACCACCAGGGAAATATTTGGATAGGAAGTTATACCGGAGGTGTATCCATCGCCATTTTATTGAAATACCCTATTATAACATTGACGCATGAAAGAGGAACCCCACAATCTTTAGCAAACAACAATGTTAATGATATAGAAGAAAATATTAATGGAGACTTGTGGTTTGCCACTGATCTTGGAATTAGTATTTTGAATAGCTCTTCAAGCAAATGGAATCATTACTTGAAAGGTGATGTGGCAGTTGCTTTGTGTAAAGGAGAAAATGGTTCAACTTGGGTAGGAACTTATGGAGATGGAATTTACCTTTTGGATATTCATGGACGCATCATTCGGCATCTCACTAAACAGCGAGGAGAACTAACTACCAATCACATATTTTCCATCAAGCAAGATAAGGATGGAGACTTATGGATAGGAGGGTTGGATGGATACCTGTTGATGATGGAAAAAGGAGGACGGCATAAACGATCATACGATATAAAATGGATTCAATCCATAGAGGTAGTTAATCGTGACCAAATAGCCGTGGCCACTGTAAATGGTTTCTGCCTGGTTAACAAACGCAATGGAAATATACAGCATTATGCAAGTGCCCAGGAATATCACAAACAAAATACCAGTGCCTATATTGTTGCTATGCTTTTCAATGGCGACGGCACTGTTTGGTTAGGTACTGAAGGAGGTGGACTGAACCTATATGACATGCGTACTCGAGTATCGAAGACTTTCACTACACGAGAAGGTTTGCCATCTAATGATATAAATAGTCTGCAACGTGACCAAATGGGGCGTTTATGGGCAAGTACAGGAAAAGGACTTGCTGTAATAGATCACCTGCACGTTTCAAATCTCAATTATGTGGGAGACATAGACAAGGAATACAATAAGTCTTCATTTGCACGATTAGCAAATGGAAAATTTGCTTATGGCAGCACAAATGGCGTTGTCTTTGTCACGCCCAATGCCATTACCGGAGCAGACTATCAGGCTCCATTGAGATTTACCGGTCTGACGGTTGATTATCTAAGTGCAAAAGAAGAGAGTCGTTTACGTCCTATTATTCACGACATGTTGGCTAACGGTGCAGCCCGGCTTGATTATAGTCACAACTCATTTGTGGTCACATTCGAGTCGATAAACTATCGCTTCCAACGCGATATTGTCTATCAGTATATTTTAGATGGATATGATAAATACTGGAGCGACCTATCTGTCAATGGCATGGCACAATACACAAACGTATCTCCGGGGTCTTATCTTCTCAAGGTACGCAGTTTACGCAGAAGCGATGGGAAGATAATTTCAGAGCGTACGCTTATATTAAAAGTGTCTCAACCTTGGTGGAATTCTTGGTGGGCATGGGTGTTTTACATTTGCATTATAGGAGCCGTCTTTTACTTTATTTTGCGGTATAAGAGCAGCCAATTCCAAAAAAAATACGATGAAGACAAAATAAGATTCTTCATCAACACGGCACATGATATTAGAACACCGGTGACGCTTGTAATGGCACCATTGGAAGATTTGTGCAAAGAAAATGGACTTTCTGAAAAAGCCCTCTATTTTTTGGATTTGGCACGTAGTAACACTCGTAAACTTAATACATTAATTACACAATTACTTGAATTTGAGAAAGTTGATACTAATAAGCATCAACTAGTATTGAGCCCATTGAACCTCAATGACGTTCTTGCAGAAGAGGTTGCCAGTTTTCAATCATTTTGCGACAAGAAACAATTACACTTGAGTGTTTCTTTTCCCGATGAAGACGTTTGCATTATGGCAGATAGGTATATCGTAGAGATGCTGTTGGACAATCTCATCTCCAATGCCTGTAAATACACGATGCCGCAGGGCGATATCCACCTATGCTTGAGTTGCACTAAACGAAAGGCCATTATAGAGGTGAAAGATACTGGTATCGGCATTCCGAAAAAAGCATGGAAGCATTTGTTTACCGATGTTTACAGGGCGAAAAATGCGTTGGAATCGCACGAGATAGGAACAGGATTCGGTCTCCTGCAAGTGCACCGTATAGTGAAGATGTTACATGGAAAGATCACCTTCCAATCTGAGGAAAACAAAGGTAGTGTCTTTACTCTAATACTGAAAAGAACTGATTTAATCCCAGTGCAAGTGCCTAAGCAAACTATTGCACCCCGGGAACTTTTGCCCACAGAAACTACAGACGTTATAAAATATGAAAGTAAAGAAGCTCAAGGTACAAATAGCCAGGCAGCCAAAAACACCTTGCTTATTGTAGAGGATCACGAGGCTCTTCGCTATTATCTACGTAAAACTTTTGAGCATGATTATCGGGTCGTTGAAGTTCCTAACGGACAAGAAGCGCTCTCATTTCTTTCAAACGAATATCCTGATTTAATCCTATCTGACGTTATGATGCCAGGCATACAAGGAGATGAGCTTTGCAAATTAGTTAAAGATAATCCGGATACATCAGGTATCCCTTTCATTCTGCTTACCGCAAAAGTTAACCATGATGCAGTGGTTGAAGGATTAAAGAAAGGTGCAGACGACTACATTCCCAAACCTTTCAGCACTGAGATTCTGAAGCTTAAAGTACAGAGTTTGATTGAAAACCGAAATAGACAAAGAAACTTTTTTATGCGGCAAGCTATAAAACAAGTCGAATTGAACAATAATCACATAAACAGTGAAGAAAGTGAAAACGCTATAGAAGAGACAGAAGCCCTTGATAGCAAAGTAGACGAAATATCCATGAACACTATGTCGGAAGGTGACCGTCAATTTGTTATCCGAGCGACACAATTCGTTATTGAGAATATGGATGGCACTGATTTTAATATAAATATCTTATGTCAACAAATGGCCATGAGCCGAACTCTTTTTTACAGTCGTCTTAAATCATTAACAGGGAAAGCTCCACAAGAATTCATTCGCATAATACGACTTCAAAAAGCTGCCGAGCTATTAAAAGAAGGTAAAAACGTAACTGAAGTTGCTGTTGAAACGGGATTTATAAATACTAAATATTTTAGTTCATTGTTCAAGAAACAATTCGGTGTTCAACCAAGCAAATACCAGCAAAACGATTAG
- a CDS encoding glycoside hydrolase family 16 protein: MKKVTALLLLSLCSIQQSCSSNDLDLKPKEEQENTVFKEDFDAFNRNIWTKEVHEAGWTNQELQAYDEAHVSIGKDDGKSVLILTAERKGNKIISGRVNTKGKKNFKYGKIEASIKIPKTANGLWPAFWMMGDNNKPWPQCGEIDIMEMGEHGGITSGATETQVNTAIHYGTDAGTGHRQEYHLANVANSLQDGKYHIYSLEWNENSLKIAINNITLYSFDISKSSESYDYFHDNFYILFNLAVGGSFTGITNINDITALKDGEKVNMYIDWVKIFY, encoded by the coding sequence ATGAAAAAAGTAACAGCCTTATTGTTATTATCATTGTGCTCAATACAGCAATCTTGTTCATCTAATGATTTGGATTTAAAACCAAAAGAAGAGCAAGAGAATACAGTTTTCAAAGAAGATTTTGATGCTTTTAATAGAAATATATGGACTAAAGAAGTTCATGAAGCAGGATGGACCAACCAGGAACTTCAAGCATATGACGAGGCACATGTGTCAATTGGTAAAGACGACGGTAAATCGGTATTGATTTTAACAGCCGAACGCAAAGGAAACAAGATAATCTCCGGACGAGTAAATACCAAAGGAAAAAAGAACTTCAAGTACGGAAAGATAGAAGCAAGCATAAAAATTCCCAAAACAGCTAATGGTCTGTGGCCCGCATTTTGGATGATGGGAGACAATAATAAACCTTGGCCGCAATGTGGAGAAATAGACATAATGGAGATGGGTGAACATGGCGGAATTACTTCGGGTGCCACTGAAACACAAGTGAATACAGCCATTCATTATGGAACCGATGCTGGAACCGGACATCGGCAAGAATACCATTTGGCGAATGTTGCCAACAGTCTGCAAGATGGTAAATATCATATCTATTCATTAGAGTGGAACGAAAATAGCCTCAAAATAGCCATCAACAACATCACATTATATTCCTTCGACATCAGCAAGAGCAGCGAAAGCTATGATTATTTCCATGATAATTTCTATATATTATTTAATCTTGCTGTAGGTGGTTCTTTCACAGGAATCACAAACATAAATGATATTACAGCATTGAAAGATGGGGAAAAAGTGAATATGTATATTGACTGGGTAAAAATCTTTTATTAA
- a CDS encoding SusC/RagA family TonB-linked outer membrane protein — protein MKVRICKYTLFCGTLSLFLLGVIPQIKATTKPNYSAIVQQGNRITGTVKDANGPIIGASVIEKGTTNGIITDVDGKFSLNVQPGVTLVISCIGYKSKEIKTGHGSINIVLEEDSKLLSEVVVTALGIKRERKALGYSLDEVKGDAFTKAKETNVINSMAGRVPGLIVSQTAGGPSGSTRVILRGSTEMTGNNQPLYVIDGVPLDNTNYGSAGTAGGFDLGDGISSINPDDIENMSVLKGPAASALYGSRASHGVILITTKKANGQEKLNVEYNGTLTFDTQLAKWNDVQEVYGMGSNGTYSIDAVSNTNKSWGPKADGSNMLRYFDGVERPYLIIPDNVSGFFRTGLTASNTAIIGKSNGNTGVRFTYTDIRNKDIVPETHMSRDIFNLRANTTLANVDFDFSANYTREDVKNRPALGDSKSNIGKNLMTLATTYDQKWLKTYQDGRGEYSNWNGMDPYNVNPYWDIYKNSNNSKKDQFRFNGKAVWNINKHLKLQGTIGSELNWFIFEDFKAPTTPGYEAGRLQNSNFRNRMYNFEVLGLYNNSWGDFDFNGTLGGSVYKVNNLTSITTAKDMQIRDVVALMSFNEMSMEQNSYRKQINSIYGAFNVGWKHMLYLDATLRGDQSSTLSIDNNVYVYPSFSGSFVFSELAKLGNILPYGKLRMSWAQVGSDTDPYQLGLVYTKSKFTYPGYTIGYINNNTIPNKDLMPTKTNSFEIGLDMKFLKNRVGLDFTYYTQTSKNQIMGMASSWTSGYTYRLINAGEIENKGIEIALNTRPIQTKDFSWDLNLNFSKNNNKVKKLVDGMDMFELEKAPWLDVQVAAKVGENFGSIVGPDFKRNENGDILINSKTGLPEYDKSNHVLGNASWDWTGGFSTSFAYKNLSLSAIFDVKVGADLYSMSARAAYESGKSKETLIGREGWYKSEEQRQAAGITKGSSTWKPTGGFVAPGVINNGDGTYRSNDININPEEYWMSVCRNAPSMFIYDNSYVKCREITLSYNVPKSWLKNVVKDLTLSFVARNPFILWKNIPNIDPDSNYNNTTGMGMEYGSLPSRKSYGFNVNVKF, from the coding sequence ATGAAAGTAAGAATTTGTAAGTACACGTTGTTCTGTGGTACACTGTCTCTCTTCCTATTGGGAGTCATTCCACAAATAAAAGCAACAACAAAACCCAATTATTCTGCAATTGTACAACAAGGAAACAGAATTACAGGAACAGTGAAAGACGCTAATGGTCCTATTATTGGAGCCTCTGTCATTGAGAAAGGAACTACAAACGGAATCATTACCGATGTGGACGGTAAATTCAGCTTGAATGTTCAGCCTGGTGTTACACTTGTTATCAGTTGCATAGGATACAAGTCTAAGGAAATAAAAACCGGTCATGGTTCAATAAACATCGTTTTGGAAGAAGACAGCAAGCTGCTTAGCGAGGTAGTGGTTACAGCTTTGGGAATCAAGAGAGAACGTAAGGCATTGGGTTATAGTTTAGACGAAGTGAAAGGTGATGCCTTTACTAAGGCAAAGGAAACCAATGTGATTAACTCTATGGCGGGTCGTGTACCAGGATTGATAGTCAGTCAAACCGCAGGCGGACCATCTGGATCCACACGTGTGATTCTGCGTGGTAGTACTGAGATGACTGGTAATAATCAGCCTCTATATGTCATTGATGGTGTACCCCTTGACAATACTAATTATGGTAGTGCCGGTACAGCTGGAGGTTTTGACCTTGGCGACGGCATATCAAGTATTAATCCCGATGACATTGAGAATATGTCAGTACTTAAAGGACCAGCTGCGTCTGCCCTTTATGGTAGCCGTGCCAGCCACGGTGTCATCCTTATCACCACCAAGAAAGCTAACGGACAAGAGAAGCTTAATGTAGAATACAACGGAACACTGACCTTCGATACGCAGTTGGCAAAGTGGAACGATGTACAGGAAGTATATGGTATGGGTAGTAACGGAACCTACAGCATTGATGCCGTATCTAACACAAACAAAAGCTGGGGCCCAAAGGCAGATGGAAGTAACATGCTGAGATACTTCGATGGTGTTGAACGTCCTTATCTTATTATTCCCGATAACGTTTCTGGATTCTTTCGTACAGGTCTTACAGCCAGCAATACAGCCATTATCGGTAAAAGCAATGGCAATACGGGTGTGCGTTTTACTTATACTGATATTCGTAACAAAGATATCGTGCCAGAGACCCACATGAGTCGTGATATCTTTAACCTTCGTGCCAATACTACTTTGGCCAATGTGGACTTCGACTTTAGTGCTAACTATACACGTGAGGATGTGAAAAACCGTCCTGCATTGGGTGATAGTAAGTCGAACATTGGTAAAAACCTGATGACACTTGCTACCACTTATGACCAAAAATGGCTAAAGACCTATCAGGATGGAAGAGGGGAGTATTCTAACTGGAACGGCATGGATCCTTACAACGTGAATCCATACTGGGATATATATAAGAACTCTAACAACTCCAAAAAAGACCAGTTTCGTTTCAACGGTAAAGCTGTTTGGAATATCAACAAGCACTTGAAATTACAGGGAACTATTGGATCGGAACTAAACTGGTTCATTTTTGAGGACTTCAAAGCTCCTACCACACCAGGTTATGAAGCGGGACGTCTGCAAAATAGTAATTTCCGGAACCGTATGTATAATTTTGAAGTACTCGGTCTTTACAACAATAGTTGGGGTGACTTCGACTTCAACGGCACTTTGGGTGGTAGTGTATACAAGGTGAACAACCTGACATCTATCACTACAGCAAAAGACATGCAGATTCGTGATGTGGTTGCTCTAATGAGCTTCAATGAAATGAGTATGGAACAGAATAGCTACCGCAAGCAAATTAACTCTATTTATGGAGCTTTCAATGTAGGGTGGAAACATATGCTCTACCTTGATGCTACCCTTCGTGGCGATCAGTCTTCAACTCTGTCCATAGACAATAACGTATATGTCTATCCATCTTTTTCGGGTAGTTTCGTCTTTTCAGAACTGGCCAAGTTGGGCAATATTTTGCCTTATGGAAAACTTCGTATGTCGTGGGCGCAGGTTGGTAGCGATACAGATCCTTATCAGCTAGGATTGGTCTACACAAAATCAAAGTTTACTTATCCCGGTTACACCATCGGTTATATCAACAATAACACAATTCCCAACAAAGACTTGATGCCAACGAAGACCAATTCGTTTGAAATAGGTTTGGATATGAAATTTTTGAAAAACCGCGTCGGTCTTGATTTTACTTATTACACACAGACTAGTAAGAACCAGATTATGGGTATGGCTAGCTCCTGGACATCAGGCTACACCTATCGTCTGATCAATGCTGGTGAGATAGAGAATAAAGGTATAGAAATCGCACTTAATACACGTCCTATACAAACCAAAGACTTCTCCTGGGATTTGAATCTGAATTTCTCAAAAAACAACAATAAGGTGAAAAAACTAGTTGATGGTATGGACATGTTTGAGTTGGAAAAGGCTCCATGGCTTGATGTTCAGGTGGCGGCGAAGGTAGGTGAGAATTTTGGCTCAATTGTGGGTCCTGATTTCAAACGCAATGAAAATGGGGATATTTTAATTAATTCGAAGACTGGTTTGCCAGAGTATGATAAAAGCAACCACGTGTTAGGCAATGCTTCGTGGGACTGGACGGGAGGTTTTTCTACTTCTTTTGCTTATAAGAATCTTTCACTTTCAGCCATTTTCGATGTGAAAGTGGGTGCCGATCTTTATTCTATGTCAGCCCGTGCTGCATACGAATCGGGCAAAAGCAAAGAAACGCTTATTGGACGTGAGGGATGGTATAAGTCTGAGGAACAGCGTCAGGCTGCTGGCATCACCAAAGGTTCTTCTACATGGAAGCCTACAGGTGGTTTCGTCGCTCCTGGTGTGATAAACAATGGTGATGGTACCTATCGTTCCAACGATATCAACATAAATCCCGAAGAGTACTGGATGAGTGTATGTCGCAATGCTCCATCAATGTTTATTTACGATAACTCTTACGTGAAGTGTCGTGAAATAACATTGAGTTATAATGTTCCAAAATCGTGGTTGAAAAACGTAGTGAAAGATCTCACTCTATCGTTTGTAGCGCGCAACCCATTTATTTTGTGGAAGAACATTCCTAACATCGATCCGGATTCCAATTACAACAACACTACTGGTATGGGTATGGAGTATGGTTCGTTACCATCACGAAAAAGTTACGGTTTCAACGTCAACGTGAAATTCTAA
- a CDS encoding SusD/RagB family nutrient-binding outer membrane lipoprotein — translation MKHYQSYFIMILVTCTMLFSACSDDYMESMNTDPSKAATIDPNAQLTTAQLQTYGDLGMVEIYRNYLYAFNQQLMGCWNTTNYGGRHTLDNSEMSRVWTSFYPMAIKNITDAQFRTADNAEKVNINSALRIYRVYLMSIITDIYGDVPYSEAGKGFLEEKYNPRYDKQEDIYNDFFIELSSAVANLDASKDKITGDVIFNGDVAKWKKLANSLRLRFAMRISDVAPQKAQEEFEKAVVADGGIFENAADDALIKYMDVSFSFGQEAYSDYRGNALSQLLFGNDPANNPSYICSTLFNQLNSTGDPRTFRMTRFYYDGLMSATSPANRVDLTDEMIAKNIKFQPRDPGAYSWEPWPSGYDSDILKELAKNNPSVAPSVARETEPKLANYFLKGSNPGVVMTSAEVKFLLAEAKLKGWNVGNTSVNDLYKQGVRASMDFVTSNYGCPAVSDEAFNVFIQNNGIGYTYEQKKEAINTQAWILHFTNPAECWANVRRAGYPKLKSPEAYGFGQFLTGGTDIPVRLCYPVLESSYNKTGYEEALNRMGGTDSWHTHVWWDKEITE, via the coding sequence ATGAAACACTATCAATCATATTTTATAATGATACTGGTGACATGTACAATGCTTTTCTCTGCATGCAGCGATGATTACATGGAAAGTATGAACACCGACCCATCGAAGGCTGCCACCATCGATCCGAACGCACAGCTTACTACTGCACAGTTGCAAACTTATGGTGATCTCGGCATGGTGGAGATTTACCGTAACTATCTCTATGCATTCAATCAGCAACTTATGGGATGCTGGAATACTACTAACTATGGTGGTCGCCACACGCTGGATAATAGTGAAATGAGCCGTGTTTGGACATCGTTCTATCCTATGGCTATTAAAAATATTACCGATGCCCAATTCCGTACTGCAGATAATGCTGAAAAGGTAAATATTAATTCTGCCTTGAGAATATACAGAGTTTATCTCATGTCAATCATTACTGATATTTATGGAGATGTTCCTTACAGCGAGGCTGGTAAAGGTTTTCTTGAAGAAAAATACAATCCTCGCTATGACAAGCAGGAGGATATATACAATGACTTTTTCATAGAACTTAGTAGTGCTGTAGCAAACCTTGATGCTAGCAAGGATAAGATTACAGGTGATGTAATTTTCAACGGCGATGTGGCAAAATGGAAGAAATTGGCCAATTCACTTCGTCTGCGCTTTGCAATGCGAATTTCAGACGTGGCTCCACAAAAGGCTCAGGAAGAATTTGAAAAGGCAGTTGTGGCTGATGGTGGTATATTTGAAAATGCGGCTGACGATGCGCTTATCAAGTATATGGATGTATCGTTCAGTTTTGGTCAGGAAGCTTATTCCGATTATAGAGGTAACGCCTTGTCTCAGTTGCTTTTCGGTAATGATCCAGCTAATAACCCTAGTTATATATGCTCTACATTGTTCAATCAGCTCAATAGCACCGGCGACCCTCGTACTTTTAGAATGACACGCTTTTATTATGACGGACTCATGAGCGCCACAAGTCCTGCCAATCGTGTTGATCTGACTGATGAGATGATTGCCAAAAATATCAAATTTCAGCCACGAGACCCCGGGGCTTACTCTTGGGAGCCTTGGCCTTCAGGCTATGACAGCGACATATTAAAAGAACTTGCCAAGAATAATCCTTCTGTTGCTCCTAGTGTGGCCCGCGAGACTGAACCCAAACTGGCCAATTACTTCCTCAAGGGCAGTAATCCAGGAGTGGTGATGACTTCTGCCGAGGTGAAATTTCTGTTGGCAGAGGCCAAGTTGAAAGGATGGAATGTTGGTAATACATCTGTCAATGATCTCTATAAGCAAGGTGTACGTGCGTCTATGGATTTTGTGACTTCTAATTATGGTTGTCCAGCAGTGTCAGACGAAGCCTTCAATGTGTTTATCCAAAATAATGGAATAGGCTATACTTATGAACAGAAAAAGGAGGCTATCAACACACAGGCATGGATTCTTCACTTTACCAATCCTGCTGAATGTTGGGCTAATGTTCGTCGTGCGGGTTATCCAAAGCTGAAATCGCCTGAGGCTTATGGCTTCGGTCAATTTTTAACTGGTGGTACCGATATCCCTGTGCGGCTTTGCTATCCTGTACTTGAATCGTCATATAATAAGACAGGCTACGAGGAGGCATTGAATCGCATGGGTGGAACAGACAGCTGGCACACACATGTATGGTGGGATAAAGAAATTACGGAATAA